A portion of the Canis lupus baileyi chromosome 6, mCanLup2.hap1, whole genome shotgun sequence genome contains these proteins:
- the DEGS1 gene encoding sphingolipid delta(4)-desaturase DES1: protein MGNRVAREDFEWVYTDQPHASRRQEILAKYPEIKSLMKPDPNLIWIITMMVLTQLVAFYLVKDLDWKWVIFWAYAFGSCINHSVTLAIHEVSHNSAFGHYRAMWNRWFGMFANLPIGVPYSISFKRYHMDHHRYLGGDGIDVDIPTDFEGWFFCTTFRKFIWVVLQPLFYAFRPLFINPKPITYLEIINTVIQVIFDITVYYVFGIKSLVYMLAASLLGLGLHPISGHFIAEHYMFLKGHETYSYYGPLNLLTFNVGYHNEHHDFPNIPGKSLPLVRKIAAEYYDNLPHYNSWIRVLYDFVTDDTISPYSRMKRHQKGKVVLE from the exons ATGGGGAACCGCGTCGCGCGAGAAGACTTCGAGTGGGTCTACACCGACCAGCCCCACGCCAGCCGGCGCCAGGAGATCCTGG cAAAGTATCCAGAGATAAAGTCCTTGATGAAACCGGATCCCAACTTGATCTGGATTATCACCATGATGGTTCTCACCCAGCTGGTTGCGTTCTACCTCGTGAAAGACCTGGACTGGAAGTGGGTCATATTTTGGGCGTACGCCTTCGGCAGCTGCATAAACCACTCTGTGACTCTAGCTATTCATGAGGTCTCTCACAATAGCGCCTTCGGCCACTACAGAGCTATGTGGAATCGCTGGTTTGGAATGTTTGCTAATCTTCCTATTGGCGTTCCATATTCAATTTCCTTTAAGAGATATCACATGGACCATCATCGCTACCTTGGGGGTGATGGCATTGATGTGGATATTCCCACTGATTTTGAAGGCTGGTTTTTCTGTACCACTTTCAGAAAGTTTATATGGGTTGTCCTTCAGCCTCTCTTTTATGCTTTTCGACCTCTGTTCATCAACCCCAAACCGATTACCTACTTGGAAATTATTAATACTGTGATCCAGGTCATTTTTGACATTACAGTTTACTACGTTTTCGGAATCAAATCTTTGGTCTACATGTTGGCAGCATCCTTACTTGGTCTAGGTTTGCACCCaatttctggacattttatagCCGAACATTACATGTTCCTAAAGGGACATGAAACCTACTCGTATTATGGGCCTCTAAATCTGCTCACCTTCAATGTGGGTTACCATAATGAGCACCATGACTTCCCCAACATTCCCGGAAAAAGCCTTCCACTG GTGAGGAAGATCGCTGCCGAGTACTACGACAACCTCCCCCACTACAACTCATGGATCAGAGTACTGTATGACTTTGTGACAGATGACACCATAAGTCCCTATTCGAGAATGAAGCGCCATCAAAAAGGCAAGGTGGTCCTGGAGTGA